The Triticum aestivum cultivar Chinese Spring chromosome 7B, IWGSC CS RefSeq v2.1, whole genome shotgun sequence genome window below encodes:
- the LOC123162360 gene encoding putative UPF0496 protein 2: MEMLAGVQDGLNIEQEYANAMRTQSNMRFLSNKEEMEALLQPQQDLILPMLHSTRRRKSSEIQLAMSGYFDASAEASEICKQLLRNIKNTESNYQSMDSFLASIGCTTATSSTSLALETIPVRSNPFSTTTRSNFRQIHDRYSSVLQTIKSSHRKVAKKLKIVKIIKKLSRTCLVIAGGAVAIGIAAHLLVFSLLVGSALMGLCPIAFKRRVTRLKRSKTESLQQLQEQLDTAAKGTYVLGRDFDTVSHLAVRLSDGIERENAMATYCMEMVDEKYPVQEMVMELRRSCSSSRRLAMELEEHVGLCLATIHRARVLVIEEISKQA; this comes from the coding sequence ATGGAGATGCTGGCGGGCGTGCAAGACGGCCTGAACATAGAGCAAGAGTATGCCAACGCGATGCGCACGCAGTCTAACATGCGCTTCTTATCAAACAAGGAAGAGATGGAAGCCCTTCTTCAGCCTCAGCAAGATCTCATCCTTCCAATGCTTCACAGCACGAGGCGGAGAAAAtcttctgaaattcagctcgcaaTGTCCGGTTACTTTGATGCCAGTGCTGAGGCCTCGGAGATCTGCAAGCAGCTACTGAGGAACATCAAGAACACCGAAAGCAACTACCAATCAATGGACAGCTTCCTTGCAAGCATAGGCTGTACTACTGCCACTAGTAGTACCTCCCTTGCACTGGAAACAATCCCTGTTAGAAGCAACCCTTTCAGCACCACCACAAGAAGCAATTTCAGACAGATTCATGACAGGTACTCCTCCGTGCTCCAGACCATCAAATCAAGTCACAGGAAAGTGGCAAAGAAGCTCAAGATAGTGAAAATCATCAAGAAGCTCTCAAGGACTTGCCTCGTCATTGCAGGTGGTGCGGTTGCCATCGGGATTGCAGCACACCTGCTGGTCTTTAGCCTTCTGGTTGGATCTGCGCTCATGGGGCTCTGCCCTATTGCGTTCAAGAGGAGGGTCACGAGGCTGAAACGTTCTAAGACAGAGTCTTTGCAGCAGCTGCAGGAGCAACTTGATACTGCCGCAAAGGGCACGTATGTTCTTGGCAGGGACTTCGACACGGTGAGCCACCTTGCAGTGCGCCTCTCGGACGGTATTGAGCGGGAGAATGCAATGGCAACATATTGCATGGAGATGGTGGATGAGAAGTATCCCGTGCAGGAGATGGTGATGGAGCTGAGGAGGAGTTGTTCTAGCTCTAGGAGATTGGCCATGGAGCTAGAAGAGCACGTGGGTCTGTGCCTTGCTACAATCCATAGAGCTAGAGTTTTGGTGATCGAAGAGATCTCCAAGCAAGCTTGA